Proteins encoded within one genomic window of Pongo pygmaeus isolate AG05252 chromosome 6, NHGRI_mPonPyg2-v2.0_pri, whole genome shotgun sequence:
- the DNAJC30 gene encoding dnaJ homolog subfamily C member 30, mitochondrial yields the protein MSSARRPLSNTHAPPPRPPRPPLRDWPQGDQPTPLIGRFLLHRLPNQFKMGAMLWRWWPRLLPWRFLQTRGFPQNSAPSLGLGARTYSQGDCSYSRTALYDLLGVPSTATQAQIKAAYYRQCFLYHPDRNSGSAEAAERFTRISQAYVVLGSATLRRKYDRGLLSDEDLRGPGVRPSRTPAPDPGSPRTPPPTSRTHDGSRASPGAKRTMFNFDAFYQAHYGEQLERERRLRARREALRKRQEYRSLKGLRWEETRDTAAIFLIFSIFIIIGFYI from the coding sequence ATGTCATCAGCCCGGCGACCGCTTAGTAATACGCATGCTCCACCCCCACGACCGCCCCGCCCCCCTTTACGTGACTGGCCACAGGGCGACCAACCGACTCCTCTCATTGGCCGGTTTCTCTTGCACCGCCTGCCGAACCAATTCAAGATGGGAGCCATGCTCTGGCGATGGTGGCCCCGGCTGTTACCGTGGAGGTTCCTGCAGACCCGTGGCTTTCCACAAAattctgcacccagcctgggcctAGGAGCGAGGACTTATTCCCAGGGCGACTGCTCGTATTCGCGCACGGCGCTGTATGATCTGCTCGGCGTCCCCTCCACAGCCACGCAGGCCCAAATCAAGGCGGCTTACTACCGTCAGTGCTTTCTCTACCACCCGGACCGCAACTCCGGAAGCGCGGAGGCCGCCGAGCGCTTCACGCGCATCTCCCAGGCCTACGTGGTGCTGGGCAGTGCCACCCTCCGTCGCAAGTATGATCGCGGCCTGCTCAGCGACGAGGACCTGCGCGGACCTGGCGTCCGGCCCTCCAGGACGCCCGCACCCGACCCCGGCTCGCCGCGTACCCCGCCGCCCACCTCTCGGACCCACGACGGTTCTCGGGCCTCCCCCGGCGCCAAGCGCACGATGTTCAACTTTGACGCCTTCTACCAGGCCCACTACGGGGAACAACTGGAGCGGGAACGGCGCCTGAGGGCCCGGCGGGAGGCCCTTCGCAAACGGCAGGAGTATCGGTCCCTGAAAGGCCTCCGCTGGGAGGAGACCCGAGACACGGCTGCTATTTTCCTCATCTTTTCAATCTTCATCATCATTGGCTTTTATATTTAA
- the BUD23 gene encoding probable 18S rRNA (guanine-N(7))-methyltransferase isoform X5 yields the protein MAYRGRRPEHGGPPELFYDETEARKYVRNSRMIDIQTRMAGRALELLYLPENKPCYLLDIGCGTGLSGGYLSDEGHYWVGLDISPAMLDEAVDREIEGDLLLGDMGQGIPFKPGTFDGCISISAVQWLCNANKKSENPAKRLYCFFASLFSVLVRGSRAVLQLYPENSEQGLSENQDEDEPRESVFTNERFPSRMSRRGMVRKSRAWVLEKKERHRRQGREVRPDTQYTGRKRKPRF from the exons ATGGCGTATCGCGGCCGGCGTCCGGAGCATGGCGGACCCCCAGAGCTG TTTTATGACGAGACAGAAGCCCGGAAATACGTTCGCAA CTCACGGATGATTGATATCCAGACCAGGATGGCTGGGCGAGCATTGGAGCTTCTTTATCTGCCAGAGAATAAGCCCTGTTACCTGCTGGATATTGG CTGTGGCACTGGGCTGAGTGGAGGTTATCTGTCAGATGAAGGGCACTATTGGGTGGGCCTGGATATCAGCCCTGCCATGCTGG ATGAGGCCGTGGACCGAGAGATAGAGGGAGACCTGCTGCTGGGGGATATGGGCCAGGGCATCCCATTCAAGCCAGGCACATTTGATGGTTGCATCAG CATTTCTGCTGTGCAGTGGCTCTGTAATGCTAACAAGAAGTCTGAAAACCCTGCCAAGCGCCTGTACTGcttttttgcttctcttttttctgttctc GTCCGGGGATCCCGAGCTGTCCTGCAGCTGTACCCTGAGAACTCAGAGCAG GGGCTGAGTGAAAATCAGGATGAAGATGAACCCAGGGAGTCTGTGTTCACCAATGAGAG GTTCCCATCAAGGATGTCGAGGCGGGGAATGGTGAGGAAGAGTCGGGCATGGGTGCTGGAGAAGAAGGAGAGGCACAGGCGCCAGGGCAG GGAAGTCAGACCTGACACCCAGTACACCGGCCGCAAGCGCAAGCCCCGCTTCTAA
- the BUD23 gene encoding probable 18S rRNA (guanine-N(7))-methyltransferase isoform X3, producing the protein MADPQSCSRMIDIQTRMAGRALELLYLPENKPCYLLDIGCGTGLSGGYLSDEGHYWVGLDISPAMLDEAVDREIEGDLLLGDMGQGIPFKPGTFDGCISISAVQWLCNANKKSENPAKRLYCFFASLFSVLVRGSRAVLQLYPENSEQLELITTQATKAGFSGGMVVDYPNSAKAKKFYLCLFSGPSTFIPEGLSENQDEDEPRESVFTNERFPSRMSRRGMVRKSRAWVLEKKERHRRQGREVRPDTQYTGRKRKPRF; encoded by the exons ATGGCGGACCCCCAGAGCTG CTCACGGATGATTGATATCCAGACCAGGATGGCTGGGCGAGCATTGGAGCTTCTTTATCTGCCAGAGAATAAGCCCTGTTACCTGCTGGATATTGG CTGTGGCACTGGGCTGAGTGGAGGTTATCTGTCAGATGAAGGGCACTATTGGGTGGGCCTGGATATCAGCCCTGCCATGCTGG ATGAGGCCGTGGACCGAGAGATAGAGGGAGACCTGCTGCTGGGGGATATGGGCCAGGGCATCCCATTCAAGCCAGGCACATTTGATGGTTGCATCAG CATTTCTGCTGTGCAGTGGCTCTGTAATGCTAACAAGAAGTCTGAAAACCCTGCCAAGCGCCTGTACTGcttttttgcttctcttttttctgttctc GTCCGGGGATCCCGAGCTGTCCTGCAGCTGTACCCTGAGAACTCAGAGCAG TTGGAGCTGATCACAACCCAGGCCACAAAGGCAGGCTTCTCCGGTGGCATGGTGGTAGACTACCCTAACAGTGCCAAAGCAAAGAA ATTCTACCTCTGCTTGTTTTCTGGGCCTTCAACCTTTATACCAGAG GGGCTGAGTGAAAATCAGGATGAAGATGAACCCAGGGAGTCTGTGTTCACCAATGAGAG GTTCCCATCAAGGATGTCGAGGCGGGGAATGGTGAGGAAGAGTCGGGCATGGGTGCTGGAGAAGAAGGAGAGGCACAGGCGCCAGGGCAG GGAAGTCAGACCTGACACCCAGTACACCGGCCGCAAGCGCAAGCCCCGCTTCTAA
- the BUD23 gene encoding probable 18S rRNA (guanine-N(7))-methyltransferase isoform X1 encodes MADPQSCFMTRQKPGNTFATMGSRCVAQGGPSSRLKRSSRLRLPNCWDCSSRMIDIQTRMAGRALELLYLPENKPCYLLDIGCGTGLSGGYLSDEGHYWVGLDISPAMLDEAVDREIEGDLLLGDMGQGIPFKPGTFDGCISISAVQWLCNANKKSENPAKRLYCFFASLFSVLVRGSRAVLQLYPENSEQLELITTQATKAGFSGGMVVDYPNSAKAKKFYLCLFSGPSTFIPEGLSENQDEDEPRESVFTNERFPSRMSRRGMVRKSRAWVLEKKERHRRQGREVRPDTQYTGRKRKPRF; translated from the exons ATGGCGGACCCCCAGAGCTG TTTTATGACGAGACAGAAGCCCGGAAATACGTTCGCAA cgatggggtctcgctgtgttgcccaaggtggtccaAGCtcaaggctcaagcgatcctcccgccttcgTCTCCCGAactgttgggattgcag CTCACGGATGATTGATATCCAGACCAGGATGGCTGGGCGAGCATTGGAGCTTCTTTATCTGCCAGAGAATAAGCCCTGTTACCTGCTGGATATTGG CTGTGGCACTGGGCTGAGTGGAGGTTATCTGTCAGATGAAGGGCACTATTGGGTGGGCCTGGATATCAGCCCTGCCATGCTGG ATGAGGCCGTGGACCGAGAGATAGAGGGAGACCTGCTGCTGGGGGATATGGGCCAGGGCATCCCATTCAAGCCAGGCACATTTGATGGTTGCATCAG CATTTCTGCTGTGCAGTGGCTCTGTAATGCTAACAAGAAGTCTGAAAACCCTGCCAAGCGCCTGTACTGcttttttgcttctcttttttctgttctc GTCCGGGGATCCCGAGCTGTCCTGCAGCTGTACCCTGAGAACTCAGAGCAG TTGGAGCTGATCACAACCCAGGCCACAAAGGCAGGCTTCTCCGGTGGCATGGTGGTAGACTACCCTAACAGTGCCAAAGCAAAGAA ATTCTACCTCTGCTTGTTTTCTGGGCCTTCAACCTTTATACCAGAG GGGCTGAGTGAAAATCAGGATGAAGATGAACCCAGGGAGTCTGTGTTCACCAATGAGAG GTTCCCATCAAGGATGTCGAGGCGGGGAATGGTGAGGAAGAGTCGGGCATGGGTGCTGGAGAAGAAGGAGAGGCACAGGCGCCAGGGCAG GGAAGTCAGACCTGACACCCAGTACACCGGCCGCAAGCGCAAGCCCCGCTTCTAA
- the BUD23 gene encoding probable 18S rRNA (guanine-N(7))-methyltransferase isoform X4, whose product MADPQSCFMTRQKPGNTFATMGSRCVAQGGPSSRLKRSSRLRLPNCWDCSSRMIDIQTRMAGRALELLYLPENKPCYLLDIGCGTGLSGGYLSDEGHYWVGLDISPAMLDEAVDREIEGDLLLGDMGQGIPFKPGTFDGCISISAVQWLCNANKKSENPAKRLYCFFASLFSVLVRGSRAVLQLYPENSEQGLSENQDEDEPRESVFTNERFPSRMSRRGMVRKSRAWVLEKKERHRRQGREVRPDTQYTGRKRKPRF is encoded by the exons ATGGCGGACCCCCAGAGCTG TTTTATGACGAGACAGAAGCCCGGAAATACGTTCGCAA cgatggggtctcgctgtgttgcccaaggtggtccaAGCtcaaggctcaagcgatcctcccgccttcgTCTCCCGAactgttgggattgcag CTCACGGATGATTGATATCCAGACCAGGATGGCTGGGCGAGCATTGGAGCTTCTTTATCTGCCAGAGAATAAGCCCTGTTACCTGCTGGATATTGG CTGTGGCACTGGGCTGAGTGGAGGTTATCTGTCAGATGAAGGGCACTATTGGGTGGGCCTGGATATCAGCCCTGCCATGCTGG ATGAGGCCGTGGACCGAGAGATAGAGGGAGACCTGCTGCTGGGGGATATGGGCCAGGGCATCCCATTCAAGCCAGGCACATTTGATGGTTGCATCAG CATTTCTGCTGTGCAGTGGCTCTGTAATGCTAACAAGAAGTCTGAAAACCCTGCCAAGCGCCTGTACTGcttttttgcttctcttttttctgttctc GTCCGGGGATCCCGAGCTGTCCTGCAGCTGTACCCTGAGAACTCAGAGCAG GGGCTGAGTGAAAATCAGGATGAAGATGAACCCAGGGAGTCTGTGTTCACCAATGAGAG GTTCCCATCAAGGATGTCGAGGCGGGGAATGGTGAGGAAGAGTCGGGCATGGGTGCTGGAGAAGAAGGAGAGGCACAGGCGCCAGGGCAG GGAAGTCAGACCTGACACCCAGTACACCGGCCGCAAGCGCAAGCCCCGCTTCTAA
- the BUD23 gene encoding probable 18S rRNA (guanine-N(7))-methyltransferase isoform X2, translated as MAYRGRRPEHGGPPELFYDETEARKYVRNSRMIDIQTRMAGRALELLYLPENKPCYLLDIGCGTGLSGGYLSDEGHYWVGLDISPAMLDEAVDREIEGDLLLGDMGQGIPFKPGTFDGCISISAVQWLCNANKKSENPAKRLYCFFASLFSVLVRGSRAVLQLYPENSEQLELITTQATKAGFSGGMVVDYPNSAKAKKFYLCLFSGPSTFIPEGLSENQDEDEPRESVFTNERFPSRMSRRGMVRKSRAWVLEKKERHRRQGREVRPDTQYTGRKRKPRF; from the exons ATGGCGTATCGCGGCCGGCGTCCGGAGCATGGCGGACCCCCAGAGCTG TTTTATGACGAGACAGAAGCCCGGAAATACGTTCGCAA CTCACGGATGATTGATATCCAGACCAGGATGGCTGGGCGAGCATTGGAGCTTCTTTATCTGCCAGAGAATAAGCCCTGTTACCTGCTGGATATTGG CTGTGGCACTGGGCTGAGTGGAGGTTATCTGTCAGATGAAGGGCACTATTGGGTGGGCCTGGATATCAGCCCTGCCATGCTGG ATGAGGCCGTGGACCGAGAGATAGAGGGAGACCTGCTGCTGGGGGATATGGGCCAGGGCATCCCATTCAAGCCAGGCACATTTGATGGTTGCATCAG CATTTCTGCTGTGCAGTGGCTCTGTAATGCTAACAAGAAGTCTGAAAACCCTGCCAAGCGCCTGTACTGcttttttgcttctcttttttctgttctc GTCCGGGGATCCCGAGCTGTCCTGCAGCTGTACCCTGAGAACTCAGAGCAG TTGGAGCTGATCACAACCCAGGCCACAAAGGCAGGCTTCTCCGGTGGCATGGTGGTAGACTACCCTAACAGTGCCAAAGCAAAGAA ATTCTACCTCTGCTTGTTTTCTGGGCCTTCAACCTTTATACCAGAG GGGCTGAGTGAAAATCAGGATGAAGATGAACCCAGGGAGTCTGTGTTCACCAATGAGAG GTTCCCATCAAGGATGTCGAGGCGGGGAATGGTGAGGAAGAGTCGGGCATGGGTGCTGGAGAAGAAGGAGAGGCACAGGCGCCAGGGCAG GGAAGTCAGACCTGACACCCAGTACACCGGCCGCAAGCGCAAGCCCCGCTTCTAA